The Populus nigra chromosome 19, ddPopNigr1.1, whole genome shotgun sequence genome includes a window with the following:
- the LOC133679472 gene encoding senescence-associated carboxylesterase 101-like isoform X2: MSISVCDTFSRFISGLDLADLVVNADLLQLSCDAIEDLHAETNPHQKLSSTLSVRHKLVQQSNCTIIAFATSPLCTKDHILQGGDLVSSSTLEEQKFPLFDFLRSKGNPSFSILRVAINLFKAYFQELSQLKDQIHDSTTEELLVNSWLIVTGHSLGGTIASLFTLWLLDNIRKTTRTNQLPFCITFGSPLIGDQGLQRAISEHSQWNSCFLHVAAFKDLSPGIFITSQPNPQHMPFGTYFFCSELGCNCVEDPEVVSWLLKSTITPVSAEEMGIDDYSGIVKHLKSRLIMKDISQLGQPVTPSLRPEMILQLKAIGFEISAQQQNNIINDLISEWERHENRKAQEMKAIDPNEKLNIVKIRMAYLEWYKKDCKAKGVGYYDSYKNLYFKRDGEVTKHKKVLFDYWKKLVEDLERKPQKEGAFMRETWLFAGTNYRRMVEPLDIAQYYRQTGKRDYLTYGRSRHYILLEQWQKEQTEKLAGPPNDKKKQSVAGILTEDSCFWMKVEEALISCKLLKDETSSTSEKQSAREFLNTFEQYVMDQINNYAVSPEIFLEKSSFTKWWKDFQEIIETSHNSPLTDFIKNRRYRQYERGQF, from the exons ATGTCCATCTCTGTTTGTGACACCTTTTCCAG ATTTATCAGTGGGCTAGATTTGGCAGACTTGGTGGTCAACGCCGACCTGCTCCAGCTTTCATGTGATGCCATAGAGGACCTGCACGCAGAAACCAATCCACATCAAAAACTGTCCAGCACTCTGTCTGTAAGACACAAACTTGTTCAACAATCGAATTGTACCATCATAGCTTTTGCCACTTCACCTCTCTGTACAAAAGACCATATTTTACAAGGAGGAGATTTGGTTTCATCATCAACTCTCGAGGAGCAGAAGTTTCCTCTCTTTGACTTCCTACGCTCCAAAGGCAATCCGTCCTTCTCCATTCTTAGAGTTGCAATAAACCTTTTTAAGGCCTACTTTCAGGAGCTCTCTCAACTCAAAGATCAA ATCCATGACTCGACGACTGAAGAATTACTAGTGAACTCTTGGTTGATTGTTACTGGACATTCTCTTGGAGGAACAATTGCTTCTCTCTTTACTCTATGGTTGTTAGACAACATCAGAAAGACAACCAGAACAAATCAACTCCCCTTCTGCATCACTTTTGGTTCACCCCTTATAGGCGACCAAGGCCTCCAACGAGCCATCTCAGAACATTCACAATGGAATTCTTGTTTTCTACACGTTGCTGCCTTCAAGGACCTATCCCCAGGAATTTTCATAACTTCACAGCCTAATCCTCAGCACATGCCTTTTGGTACATATTTCTTCTGTTCTGAGCTGGGATGCAACTGTGTTGAAGACCCTGAAGTGGTTTCATGGTTATTGAAAAGCACAATAACTCCAGTTTCCGCTGAAGAAATGGGGATTGATGATTATAGTGGAATAGTGAAGCATCTGAAGTCGAGGCTTATCATGAAGGATATTTCACAACTTGGCCAACCAGTTACGCCTTCACTTCGGCCAGAGATGATTTTACAACTGAAAGCCATTGGATTTGAAATAAGTGCTCAG CAGCAGAACAACATCATCAATGATCTTATTTCAGAATGGGAAAGACACGAAAATCGAAAGGCACAAGAAATGAAGGCTATTGACCCGAACGAAAAACTAAACATAGTTAAGATAAGAATGGCCTACTTAGAATGGTACAAGAAAGACTGCAAGGCTAAGGGGGTAGGCTACTATGATAGTTACAAGAACCTGTACTTCAAAAGAGATGGAGAGGTTACCAAGCACAAGAAAGTTCTCTTCGATTACTGGAAAAAATTGGTGGAGGACCTTGAGCGAAAACCCCAGAAAGAAGGAGCATTTATGCGGGAGACATGGCTTTTCGCTGGAACAAATTATAGAAGAATGGTTGAACCACTTGACATTGCTCAATACTATAGACAGACTGGGAAACGAGACTATCTAACTTATGGAAGATCCAGACATTATATTCTGCTGGAGCAATGGCAAAAGGAGCAAACAGAAAAACTTGCAGGCCCACCAAATGATAAGAAGAAACAAAGTGTGGCTGGTATTCTTACAGAGGATTCTTGTTTTTGGATGAAAGTGGAGGAGGCTCTCATTTCATGCAaattgttgaaggatgaaacctCCAGTACTTCAGAGAAACAGTCAGCGAGAGAGTTTCTGAATACTTTCGAGCAATATGTGATGGACCAAATTAATAACTATGCGGTGTCTCCTGagattttcttggaaaaaagCAGTTTTACGAAATGGTGGAAAGATTTTCAGGAAATCATTGAAACATCCCATAATTCTCCTCTCACTGACTTCATTAAGAATCGCAGATATCGCCAATATGAAAGGGGGCAGTTTTAG
- the LOC133679472 gene encoding senescence-associated carboxylesterase 101-like isoform X3, translating into MSQFPPFISGLDLADLVVNADLLQLSCDAIEDLHAETNPHQKLSSTLSVRHKLVQQSNCTIIAFATSPLCTKDHILQGGDLVSSSTLEEQKFPLFDFLRSKGNPSFSILRVAINLFKAYFQELSQLKDQIHDSTTEELLVNSWLIVTGHSLGGTIASLFTLWLLDNIRKTTRTNQLPFCITFGSPLIGDQGLQRAISEHSQWNSCFLHVAAFKDLSPGIFITSQPNPQHMPFGTYFFCSELGCNCVEDPEVVSWLLKSTITPVSAEEMGIDDYSGIVKHLKSRLIMKDISQLGQPVTPSLRPEMILQLKAIGFEISAQQQQNNIINDLISEWERHENRKAQEMKAIDPNEKLNIVKIRMAYLEWYKKDCKAKGVGYYDSYKNLYFKRDGEVTKHKKVLFDYWKKLVEDLERKPQKEGAFMRETWLFAGTNYRRMVEPLDIAQYYRQTGKRDYLTYGRSRHYILLEQWQKEQTEKLAGPPNDKKKQSVAGILTEDSCFWMKVEEALISCKLLKDETSSTSEKQSAREFLNTFEQYVMDQINNYAVSPEIFLEKSSFTKWWKDFQEIIETSHNSPLTDFIKNRRYRQYERGQF; encoded by the exons ATGAGTCAATTTCCTCC ATTTATCAGTGGGCTAGATTTGGCAGACTTGGTGGTCAACGCCGACCTGCTCCAGCTTTCATGTGATGCCATAGAGGACCTGCACGCAGAAACCAATCCACATCAAAAACTGTCCAGCACTCTGTCTGTAAGACACAAACTTGTTCAACAATCGAATTGTACCATCATAGCTTTTGCCACTTCACCTCTCTGTACAAAAGACCATATTTTACAAGGAGGAGATTTGGTTTCATCATCAACTCTCGAGGAGCAGAAGTTTCCTCTCTTTGACTTCCTACGCTCCAAAGGCAATCCGTCCTTCTCCATTCTTAGAGTTGCAATAAACCTTTTTAAGGCCTACTTTCAGGAGCTCTCTCAACTCAAAGATCAA ATCCATGACTCGACGACTGAAGAATTACTAGTGAACTCTTGGTTGATTGTTACTGGACATTCTCTTGGAGGAACAATTGCTTCTCTCTTTACTCTATGGTTGTTAGACAACATCAGAAAGACAACCAGAACAAATCAACTCCCCTTCTGCATCACTTTTGGTTCACCCCTTATAGGCGACCAAGGCCTCCAACGAGCCATCTCAGAACATTCACAATGGAATTCTTGTTTTCTACACGTTGCTGCCTTCAAGGACCTATCCCCAGGAATTTTCATAACTTCACAGCCTAATCCTCAGCACATGCCTTTTGGTACATATTTCTTCTGTTCTGAGCTGGGATGCAACTGTGTTGAAGACCCTGAAGTGGTTTCATGGTTATTGAAAAGCACAATAACTCCAGTTTCCGCTGAAGAAATGGGGATTGATGATTATAGTGGAATAGTGAAGCATCTGAAGTCGAGGCTTATCATGAAGGATATTTCACAACTTGGCCAACCAGTTACGCCTTCACTTCGGCCAGAGATGATTTTACAACTGAAAGCCATTGGATTTGAAATAAGTGCTCAG CAGCAGCAGAACAACATCATCAATGATCTTATTTCAGAATGGGAAAGACACGAAAATCGAAAGGCACAAGAAATGAAGGCTATTGACCCGAACGAAAAACTAAACATAGTTAAGATAAGAATGGCCTACTTAGAATGGTACAAGAAAGACTGCAAGGCTAAGGGGGTAGGCTACTATGATAGTTACAAGAACCTGTACTTCAAAAGAGATGGAGAGGTTACCAAGCACAAGAAAGTTCTCTTCGATTACTGGAAAAAATTGGTGGAGGACCTTGAGCGAAAACCCCAGAAAGAAGGAGCATTTATGCGGGAGACATGGCTTTTCGCTGGAACAAATTATAGAAGAATGGTTGAACCACTTGACATTGCTCAATACTATAGACAGACTGGGAAACGAGACTATCTAACTTATGGAAGATCCAGACATTATATTCTGCTGGAGCAATGGCAAAAGGAGCAAACAGAAAAACTTGCAGGCCCACCAAATGATAAGAAGAAACAAAGTGTGGCTGGTATTCTTACAGAGGATTCTTGTTTTTGGATGAAAGTGGAGGAGGCTCTCATTTCATGCAaattgttgaaggatgaaacctCCAGTACTTCAGAGAAACAGTCAGCGAGAGAGTTTCTGAATACTTTCGAGCAATATGTGATGGACCAAATTAATAACTATGCGGTGTCTCCTGagattttcttggaaaaaagCAGTTTTACGAAATGGTGGAAAGATTTTCAGGAAATCATTGAAACATCCCATAATTCTCCTCTCACTGACTTCATTAAGAATCGCAGATATCGCCAATATGAAAGGGGGCAGTTTTAG
- the LOC133679466 gene encoding protein SOB FIVE-LIKE 5-like isoform X2: MSNCLASECSDDCESGWTLYLEQSFLPHPNPKHRGNSTDFVDAKSTCFCRKGKSTKEDCEEDDEGEGEEEEDLSMVSDASSGPPHFHEDESHFNHDNDFFYPSPKDTTLLNNGANYSQKMKEHRRHKQDQQMPSFLDDTASSPAFNFSMNNSALSNNQASMESVLDYSQGFSATHFQGRSAKSRPLWLHTPFSIWKPTSK, from the exons ATGAGTAATTGCTTAGCCTCAGAATGCAGTGATGACTGTGAGTCTGGTTGGACTCTATACTTGGAACAATCTTTTCTTCCCCACCCAAATCCTAAACATAGAGGTAATAGCACTGACTTTGTTGATGCAAAGAGTACCTGTTTTTGTAGAAAAGGGAAAAGCACTAAAGAAGACTGCGAAGAAGACGatgagggggagggggaggaggaggaggacttGTCTATGGTCTCCGATGCATCTTCTGGTCCTCCACATTTCCATGAAGATGAAAGTCACTTCAACCACGATAATGACTTCTTTTATCCATCACCCAAGGATACTACGTTGCTGAATAATGGTGCCAATTATAGCCAAAAAATGAAAGAACATAGACGTCACAAGCAGGATCAACAAATGCCTTCTTTTCTTGACGATACTGCTAGCTCTCCAGCTTTCAACTTCTCCATG AATAATTCTGCTCTCTCCAACAACCAAGCTTCGATGGAGAGTGTATTGGATTATTCACAGGGTTTTTCAGCTACTCATTTTCAG GGAAGATCTGCAAAATCAAGACCACTTTGGTTACATACACCCTTCTCTATCTGGAAACCAACTTCAAAATAA
- the LOC133679466 gene encoding protein SOB FIVE-LIKE 5-like isoform X1 yields MSNCLASECSDDCESGWTLYLEQSFLPHPNPKHRGNSTDFVDAKSTCFCRKGKSTKEDCEEDDEGEGEEEEDLSMVSDASSGPPHFHEDESHFNHDNDFFYPSPKDTTLLNNGANYSQKMKEHRRHKQDQQMPSFLDDTASSPAFNFSMQNNSALSNNQASMESVLDYSQGFSATHFQGRSAKSRPLWLHTPFSIWKPTSK; encoded by the exons ATGAGTAATTGCTTAGCCTCAGAATGCAGTGATGACTGTGAGTCTGGTTGGACTCTATACTTGGAACAATCTTTTCTTCCCCACCCAAATCCTAAACATAGAGGTAATAGCACTGACTTTGTTGATGCAAAGAGTACCTGTTTTTGTAGAAAAGGGAAAAGCACTAAAGAAGACTGCGAAGAAGACGatgagggggagggggaggaggaggaggacttGTCTATGGTCTCCGATGCATCTTCTGGTCCTCCACATTTCCATGAAGATGAAAGTCACTTCAACCACGATAATGACTTCTTTTATCCATCACCCAAGGATACTACGTTGCTGAATAATGGTGCCAATTATAGCCAAAAAATGAAAGAACATAGACGTCACAAGCAGGATCAACAAATGCCTTCTTTTCTTGACGATACTGCTAGCTCTCCAGCTTTCAACTTCTCCATG CAGAATAATTCTGCTCTCTCCAACAACCAAGCTTCGATGGAGAGTGTATTGGATTATTCACAGGGTTTTTCAGCTACTCATTTTCAG GGAAGATCTGCAAAATCAAGACCACTTTGGTTACATACACCCTTCTCTATCTGGAAACCAACTTCAAAATAA
- the LOC133679212 gene encoding uncharacterized protein LOC133679212, with product MAIQLENLVQSIKSKVRALKKKSKKPYIKMDKSASVKVEIRSRKARKLIDKTLQVADRPGKRTIS from the coding sequence ATGGCAATTCAGTTAGAGAATCTGGTGCAgtcaatcaaatcaaaagttagagcCTTGAAGAAGAAGTCCAAGAAACCATACATCAAGATGGACAAGAGTGCAAGTGTTAAAGTTGAGATCCGTAGCAGAAAAGCAAGAAAACTTATTGACAAGACTCTTCAAGTTGCTGATCGTCCTGGGAAACGTACCATTTCTTGA
- the LOC133679882 gene encoding uncharacterized protein LOC133679882: protein MGKEKQHWLLKTEPGEWSWDDQASNGGISNWDGVKNKQAQKNLKAMKLNDLCFFYHSGSNARRVVGVVTVVREWYDEGGEGVVDVKAVGEMRRPLDLKELKGDEGLKGFQLFRQPRLSVVPVSKEVWERVCELGGGFEGDGKDDSGDDVDE from the coding sequence atggGGAAAGAAAAGCAACATTGGCTTCTCAAAACCGAGCCAGGAGAGTGGTCATGGGATGATCAAGCCTCCAATGGAGGCATATCCAATTGGGATGGGGTAAAAAATAAGCAAGCCCAGAAGAACCTCAAGGCCATGAAACTCAATGATCTTTGCTTCTTCTACCACTCTGGGTCCAACGCGCGACGTGTTGTTGGTGTGGTTACAGTGGTGAGAGAATGGTATGATGAGGGTGGCGAAGGAGTGGTGGATGTCAAAGCAGTGGGGGAGATGAGAAGGCCATTGGATTTGAAGGAATTGAAGGGTGATGAAGGGTTAAAGGGTTTTCAATTGTTTAGGCAACCTAGATTGTCAGTTGTGCCGGTTTCAAAGGAGGTTTGGGAGAGAGTTTGTGAGTTGGGAGGTGGGTTTGAAGGGGATGGAAAGGATGACAGTGGTGATGATGTTGATGAGTAG
- the LOC133679889 gene encoding phytosulfokines-like, with protein sequence MAYRTSTVCIVAILLFSFTLTSAARPEPAFADVTPMETLYGDNAEAETVEVEKSCEGVGEDECLTRRTLAAQIDYIYTQKRKP encoded by the exons ATGGCTTACAGGACCAGCACCGTTTGCATCGTGGCcattcttctcttttcctttacTTTGACCTCTGCTGCCCGGCCGGAGCCAGCCTTCGCTGATGTAACTCCGATGGAGACTCTATACGGG GATAATGCCGAAGCAGAGACTGTTGAGGTGGAAAAGAGTTGTGAAGGAGTTGGAGAAGACGAGTGTTTGACGAGACGAACACTTGCAGCtcaaattgattatatataCACTCAGAAACGCAAGCCATGA
- the LOC133679472 gene encoding senescence-associated carboxylesterase 101-like isoform X1 — MSISVCDTFSRFISGLDLADLVVNADLLQLSCDAIEDLHAETNPHQKLSSTLSVRHKLVQQSNCTIIAFATSPLCTKDHILQGGDLVSSSTLEEQKFPLFDFLRSKGNPSFSILRVAINLFKAYFQELSQLKDQIHDSTTEELLVNSWLIVTGHSLGGTIASLFTLWLLDNIRKTTRTNQLPFCITFGSPLIGDQGLQRAISEHSQWNSCFLHVAAFKDLSPGIFITSQPNPQHMPFGTYFFCSELGCNCVEDPEVVSWLLKSTITPVSAEEMGIDDYSGIVKHLKSRLIMKDISQLGQPVTPSLRPEMILQLKAIGFEISAQQQQNNIINDLISEWERHENRKAQEMKAIDPNEKLNIVKIRMAYLEWYKKDCKAKGVGYYDSYKNLYFKRDGEVTKHKKVLFDYWKKLVEDLERKPQKEGAFMRETWLFAGTNYRRMVEPLDIAQYYRQTGKRDYLTYGRSRHYILLEQWQKEQTEKLAGPPNDKKKQSVAGILTEDSCFWMKVEEALISCKLLKDETSSTSEKQSAREFLNTFEQYVMDQINNYAVSPEIFLEKSSFTKWWKDFQEIIETSHNSPLTDFIKNRRYRQYERGQF; from the exons ATGTCCATCTCTGTTTGTGACACCTTTTCCAG ATTTATCAGTGGGCTAGATTTGGCAGACTTGGTGGTCAACGCCGACCTGCTCCAGCTTTCATGTGATGCCATAGAGGACCTGCACGCAGAAACCAATCCACATCAAAAACTGTCCAGCACTCTGTCTGTAAGACACAAACTTGTTCAACAATCGAATTGTACCATCATAGCTTTTGCCACTTCACCTCTCTGTACAAAAGACCATATTTTACAAGGAGGAGATTTGGTTTCATCATCAACTCTCGAGGAGCAGAAGTTTCCTCTCTTTGACTTCCTACGCTCCAAAGGCAATCCGTCCTTCTCCATTCTTAGAGTTGCAATAAACCTTTTTAAGGCCTACTTTCAGGAGCTCTCTCAACTCAAAGATCAA ATCCATGACTCGACGACTGAAGAATTACTAGTGAACTCTTGGTTGATTGTTACTGGACATTCTCTTGGAGGAACAATTGCTTCTCTCTTTACTCTATGGTTGTTAGACAACATCAGAAAGACAACCAGAACAAATCAACTCCCCTTCTGCATCACTTTTGGTTCACCCCTTATAGGCGACCAAGGCCTCCAACGAGCCATCTCAGAACATTCACAATGGAATTCTTGTTTTCTACACGTTGCTGCCTTCAAGGACCTATCCCCAGGAATTTTCATAACTTCACAGCCTAATCCTCAGCACATGCCTTTTGGTACATATTTCTTCTGTTCTGAGCTGGGATGCAACTGTGTTGAAGACCCTGAAGTGGTTTCATGGTTATTGAAAAGCACAATAACTCCAGTTTCCGCTGAAGAAATGGGGATTGATGATTATAGTGGAATAGTGAAGCATCTGAAGTCGAGGCTTATCATGAAGGATATTTCACAACTTGGCCAACCAGTTACGCCTTCACTTCGGCCAGAGATGATTTTACAACTGAAAGCCATTGGATTTGAAATAAGTGCTCAG CAGCAGCAGAACAACATCATCAATGATCTTATTTCAGAATGGGAAAGACACGAAAATCGAAAGGCACAAGAAATGAAGGCTATTGACCCGAACGAAAAACTAAACATAGTTAAGATAAGAATGGCCTACTTAGAATGGTACAAGAAAGACTGCAAGGCTAAGGGGGTAGGCTACTATGATAGTTACAAGAACCTGTACTTCAAAAGAGATGGAGAGGTTACCAAGCACAAGAAAGTTCTCTTCGATTACTGGAAAAAATTGGTGGAGGACCTTGAGCGAAAACCCCAGAAAGAAGGAGCATTTATGCGGGAGACATGGCTTTTCGCTGGAACAAATTATAGAAGAATGGTTGAACCACTTGACATTGCTCAATACTATAGACAGACTGGGAAACGAGACTATCTAACTTATGGAAGATCCAGACATTATATTCTGCTGGAGCAATGGCAAAAGGAGCAAACAGAAAAACTTGCAGGCCCACCAAATGATAAGAAGAAACAAAGTGTGGCTGGTATTCTTACAGAGGATTCTTGTTTTTGGATGAAAGTGGAGGAGGCTCTCATTTCATGCAaattgttgaaggatgaaacctCCAGTACTTCAGAGAAACAGTCAGCGAGAGAGTTTCTGAATACTTTCGAGCAATATGTGATGGACCAAATTAATAACTATGCGGTGTCTCCTGagattttcttggaaaaaagCAGTTTTACGAAATGGTGGAAAGATTTTCAGGAAATCATTGAAACATCCCATAATTCTCCTCTCACTGACTTCATTAAGAATCGCAGATATCGCCAATATGAAAGGGGGCAGTTTTAG
- the LOC133680560 gene encoding magnesium transporter MRS2-3: protein MTSRPQTPPHQDPMARPAPTTTSLTVPIPSSRKKGTGVRPWLLLDSTGQAQVVEVGKHAIMRRTGLPARDLRILDPLLSYPSTVLGRERAIVINLEHIKAIITAQEVLLLNSRDPSVTPFVEELQRRLIFHYHATKAQEGNGDHSKATPCRVEEPDFQGSSPEKSPVGFSHFEDCNEGIKGEGKQGFENRDGSKVLPFEFVALEACLEAACSCLESEAKTLEQEAHPALDKLTSKISTLNLERVRQIKSRLVAITGRVQKVRDELENLLDDDEDMVELYLTEKLVQQQLEDSSTSSLNEGNDMDDDELQADSDDSIPAEVSLGALASHKDDINNIDNEHDHLFTAPNGLGRYSHTHTSTTRSAISKHLNVEELEMLLEAYFVQIDGTLNKLSTLREYVDDTEDYINIMLDDKQNHLLQMGVMLTTATLVVSCFVVVVGIFGMNIKIALFKEDVQTGMPKFLWTLAGGTSGVIFLYVIAIAWCKHKRLLE from the exons ATGACATCTCGCCCACAAACACCACCACACCAGGACCCGATGGCCCGTCCCGCACCAACCACAACCTCTCTCACCGTCCCTATCCCATCCTCTCGCAAAAAAGGAACAGGGGTCCGACCCTGGCTCTTATTAGACTCAACAGGCCAGGCCCAGGTAGTGGAAGTTGGTAAGCACGCCATCATGCGCCGAACTGGCCTTCCTGCTCGTGACCTTCGGATCCTTGACCCGTTACTTTCTTACCCATCTACTGTTTTGGGTCGAGAGAGAGCGATTGTTATTAATTTGGAGCATATTAAGGCGATTATTACAGCACAAGAGGTTTTGTTGTTGAATTCTAGAGACCCTTCTGTTACTCCATTTGTTGAAGAGTTGCAGAGGaggttaatttttcattatcaCGCTACTAAAGCTCAG GAGGGAAATGGTGATCATTCAAAGGCAACTCCTTGTCGTGTGGAAGAGCCTGATTTCCAGGGTTCAAGTCCTGAAAAAAGTCCAGTAGGCTTTTCACATTTTGAGGATTGTAATGAGGGAATTAAGGGTGAAGGGAAGCAGGGTTTCGAGAATCGAGATGGATCAAAGGTTCTTCCATTTGAGTTTGTTGCATTGGAAGCATGCCTTGAGGCTGCGTGCAGTTGCTTAGAAAGTGAA GCAAAAACACTGGAGCAAGAGGCGCATCCAGCGTTGGATAAGCTGACTTCAAAGATCAGTACTCTCAATTTAGAACGTGTCCGCCAGATTAAAAGTCGTTTGGTTGCAATAACTGGCCGAGTTCAAAAG GTTAGGGATGAATTAGAAAACTTGCTGGATGATGATGAAGACATGGTGGAGTTGTATCTGACAGAAAAGCTGGTTCAGCAACAGCTTGAAGATTCTTCAACTTCCTCTTTAAATGAGGGAAATGACATGGATGATGATGAGCTTCAAGCAGACTCAGATGACAG CATCCCTGCTGAGGTGTCATTGGGAGCCCTTGCTAGCCACAAGGATGATATTAACAACATTGATAATGAACATGATCATCTGTTTACTGCACCTAATGGACTTGGCAGATACAGCCATACCCATACTAGTACAACTCGAAGTGCTATAAGCAAGCATCTCAATGTAGAGGAGCTAGAAATGCTCCTGGAGGCGTACTTTGTACAAATTGATGGCACATTGAACAAATTATCCACG CTGAGGGAGTATGTTGATGACACAGAGGACTACATCAACATTATGCTGGATGACAAACAGAATCATCTCCTGCAAATGGGGGTTATGTTGACAACAGCAACCTTAGTGGTGAGCTGCTTTGTTGTAGTCGTTGGTATCTTCGGCATGAATATCAAAATCGCACTTTTCAAAGAAGACGTACAAACAGGAATGCCAAAGTTTCTATGGACTCTTGCTGGTGGCACTAGTGGGGTCATATTTTTGTACGTGATTGCCATTGCCTGGTGCAAGCACAAGCGGCTGTTAGAATAA